CAGCCCAGGCGTCGCTGCCGCCATGGGATTCACCATCTGCCCCTGCATGTTCATGTAACAAGCCTGCAGCTCGTCCAGATTCAGGTCCGTGAACCAGTCGTTGTCCTCCTTCACCGTGACGATGCCATCCCTCGCCTGCCCCTGTACCATGTCCCTGAAGCCGTGCAGCTGCAGCCCGGATGCGCTGTCAATCTCCGAGTCATGCGTCTGGAAGCTGTCGGACATGGTGTCGGTGGCGATCGGCGCGTCCATGACCTCCCCGTTCTGTCTCTGGACAGCAGCCATGTGCTgctccaccttcaccttctcccagttgttcttcttgttgtaCAGGCGGCACAGCACCCACTCATCCAACTGCGAAGCGCAGAaccaaaaaagagaggagagcATCAGTATCAATGCAGGCTAATTTCATAATTCTCCCCCTTCCATGAGCGAGAATGAGAAGCAGGGACAGAGCAAAGGGGAACGCTCGCGTCGCTTACCTTTTGGCATCCCTTCTTAGCGGGCGAGCGGTCGGCTTCGGCGAGGCGGTACTCGTGCATGATCCAGTCGGTCTTGACGCCCCTGGGCGCTCTGCCGGAGTAGAAGACGAGAGCCTTCTTGATGCCCACCGtcctgccgccgctccccTTGGGCGACACCGGCTTGTCTGCGCCCGTGGCCTTCCAGTAcccgctgccggcggcgcggtTGGGGCGCGAGCCGTTGGGGTACTTGCGGTCGCGCGGCGTGAAGAAGTACCACTCCCTGCGCCCGAACAGCGCCCTCTCTGCACCAAACGCACGGCCAAAGTCAGCAAAGCTTTTTTGGTCGGTCCTCCAAAGATCGACGGAAACAATAATACATGATTGAGGCAGCCATGGCGAGCGAAACAGAAAAGAGAAACAGAGGAATTAATTATATGGCGATGCGATTGCGAGAGCGAGAAGCAGGGGCAGAGCAAAGGGGAACGCACCGGGCAGATCCCAGGGGTTGAACTTGTAGAGATCGACCTCGGCGATGATGGGCACGGGCTGCGGCTGCCCCGCCACCCTCCTGCAGAGGTAGTGCACCACGAGCTCCTCGTCCGTCGGGTGGAACCGGAACCCCGGCGGCAGGTtgagctccgcctccgcgtccctcctcccgctcccctccgccgccgtcgactcCACCTTCACCATTGCCATCCTCCTCCAAcctctttctctctcaaaaGAACTCTCGACAACCTTCCAGAAAACACCCCTTTGTGTCTGCTCCGGGGCTTCGAAaggcggctgctgctgatgaCGCCCTCCTGGGTCCTCGACCCCTCTGCTGTTATCGAGTGTGTGGTTTCCTTGGCGACCAAGTTGGCCTGGCGCTGGAGGCGGTTATATACGGGCCCTGCAGCACGTGGGCCGCCTGTGGGCCCTGGCCTGTCCCCTTCCCCTCCACCCGCCTCCTGGGCTTGGGATGAGGACGCCCGATGCTACGGCGAAGGTTCCCCCGTGGACAAGAGTTTGACCCGCGCTAGGGATTACCAAAGCGACGGCTAAGAGGGAAATGGACAGAAGGGTCAAAAGCTTCAGCGTGGCCCGAGACAGAGGACGGGCGAGAGATTTTCCGGGCGGAAAATATGTTAACCTCGGCGACCTCGGCGGCCTCGGCGAATGGCGATGCGACTACGTGCGTGCGCGCGCAGAGGTCTCCGGGACAAATCTCAGGACCAAGACGCCGGTGTCTCCATCGTTTATGTGTTAATGTATGGCCTACATTTGCATCACGTGCGGATATATTGAACTCCTTTGCGCTGCCCTGCGCTTACTACGGTCTACGTAGGAAGTGGTATTTTATTTTCCGGTGATTTTGCCTACTACTTTTTTGGTGTCGTTACAGTGCTTTGGGTTCTTTTCTTTCGGAGAAACTTTCGAGAAACGACAGGACtctgcaaaaaagaagatcGAGGACGAAAAAGAGACTGCATCGGCATGTCAGGTCACGGTCCATGCCGTGAAATCGCGATGTGCCATCGCTTTAGTTTCAACCTAAAACGTGAGATTACTGTGTTATGATATTCCACGTTCTCTATTGCAGAGAGTGAGCAATGTAAATCGCGTGTTTTCGTCCATATCTGTCCCATGGAGTGTGACGCATGGCATGTCGTCCAGCTGTATCCACAGGGGAGGAACCAGCTGCGGCAGcatgtcgatcgatcgacagaAGGATATGCTCGGAACATTACAACGCAATTTAACAATTCATTCAAGGGGATAACTTCCAGGCATGGACCGTTCATACTGAACAACCTAGTACTCCCGCCATTTATTTACCCAGTAGACATACAGAGCAGGTGCACCTCCTCCCGTGAGGAGTAAAATATGGCCCCAATCTGCACGTGCCTCCAGTTTCAGTTTCCGGGATGCGATCTACGTGCACTGAACCCTGGCCGGCCTGGGAGCCGCAAGCAACGGTGTGGGGTGGCGAGCAAATCCGCCGCCTTCCGGGTGGTTTGGTTGGAGGGCCATAGCGGATAGCGCCTTGTCGACGGCCGGCGTTTGCCCATTCCTTCGGTGGCAGACAACAGTATGAAAATCGCAGCCGAAAAGGACGGACAGGCAGCTCCCGGGAAAAGGATGCGGGGTGAGAACCGAGAAAGCGATGGAGGGACAGTGTGCTGCTTGCTTGTCCGTTTCCGCCCTGGGCAAAATGGAAGGGCGTCTTCGgttggtattttttttgcttaattTAACTGACTGTTCATTTTTTTATGGCAGTAAACCCACGGCTGGTGATCGACTGCGTCCTGCTGGGATTAGCTGTGATATGGTGTGCTAAACATGGTTAACAGACGCAATACGTCGCACGACATGCGTCATTAAGGGTATCTCGGCTTTCTGAATGGCACGGAGCGTTCAGGATCGTTGCTAGCTTTATAGAAGAGCTCTTTTATGGTAACCAAAAATTAATGTAAAATGTTTGTCTTCTTAGGCTAAGTTTGGCATCGATGAACTGTGCTGTGATGAAATTCTTTTATAATCTACtgtgaaaaaatacacacgaaaacaggcaaaaacacaaaaatatagATAAGCTGGTTGAAAAggctggattatcataatccacgATGACAAACTCACCCTTAATCTAACGACTCAGATTAACTGGTACTCCTTAATATTCTTACTGTGATGTATGGAGTATCATCTCAAAATTAGATGGAGCATCGATAAGGCAGGACAAAAACGTAATCTAAGCTGTCGAAAAAACGCATCGGAGCAGGCTGAGAAGAGAGCGGCCGTGCACaggaggatggcggcgacggATTCCAAGGAGGTAACGGCGGCGTACAACGAGGAGGGCGTGACCCGGCCAAGAGGGCGGCAGTGCGGGCTGGGAGAAGCTGCCGCGGCGTGCGTCAAGGAGCTCGCGGCGCCCCGCAACAAGAAGCGCGCTGGCTGGGAGAAGCTGCATGCCGGCGGTGCGCGTCCAGGAGATCACGCGGCGCGCGTCGAGGGCGAGGAGGGCACGGCTGGGGATCGTCGGGAGGAGGACAGCGACGCAAGCCCATCTACTGTTGAgctatatctaagttgtctcatttttaagcaaaagatTTAGATCTAAGTTGATGAATCAGAATCGTTAGACTAGTATCTAGATCTTATTTTCTAAACATCTTTTTTCATCATCTGTTTTGAATCTTAAAGCACGAATCATATCCAACGGCTGAGTAATCAActtatttctaactaaaaatcaggcaacttagatatagcaaaaccgtttgttttattttttcaaatgTGAAAAATCTATACTGCGCTTTCTTTATATTCAGTTTAGTTCGGATGAAGTATTAGGTAACGTATATTTTTGGGGgatgtttcctttttctgctTATCTACCGAGGCCGCAGTGTGGTCCGACCAtactttgtgttttctttgccTCGTAGCAGCCGGACGGACCGATCCTTGAAACCCAAATTTCCACAACATGCATGCGTCGGACCAAACATTGGAGTGGGACCCACCTGAGATTAAAAAATCATCTTCGTTGATGAAAGGGATGCTCCAGTAGCTGTGTGGTGATCGGTTGGTCTAATGCGGCtgcttactccctcc
The Brachypodium distachyon strain Bd21 chromosome 2, Brachypodium_distachyon_v3.0, whole genome shotgun sequence genome window above contains:
- the LOC100834178 gene encoding NAC domain-containing protein 68 gives rise to the protein MAMVKVESTAAEGSGRRDAEAELNLPPGFRFHPTDEELVVHYLCRRVAGQPQPVPIIAEVDLYKFNPWDLPERALFGRREWYFFTPRDRKYPNGSRPNRAAGSGYWKATGADKPVSPKGSGGRTVGIKKALVFYSGRAPRGVKTDWIMHEYRLAEADRSPAKKGCQKLDEWVLCRLYNKKNNWEKVKVEQHMAAVQRQNGEVMDAPIATDTMSDSFQTHDSEIDSASGLQLHGFRDMVQGQARDGIVTVKEDNDWFTDLNLDELQACYMNMQGQMVNPMAAATPGLDGNGYLQSMNSPHMRMWQTILPPF